TTACAGCTTCATACAGGGCCCTCAGGAAGTTGATCTCATCTGTCAGAGCCTCCATCTTGGCCTCCAGCTCTACTTTGTTCATGTAGGCAGCATCCACATCCTTGAAAAAaaaggaggggagggggggtttgTTTTAAAGATGTTGATGAAAGAAATAATCATTTCAACATGTTTTTCAGGTAGTTTAATCTTCCACTGTCACAATATAACAAATGCAGTGAGGATCCCTTATCTCTAATGATATTTATGGGACCCAAGTACAAGACTAATGAGGAGGAGTTTACTCACCTTCTTCAGAACAACAAATTCATTTTCAGCGGAAGTGCGCTTGTTGATCTCATCTTCATACCTGTAGGGAACAAGGGAGAATATGGCGTGAGAGTGAGTTTGCCAGTAGAAAACAAAACCTAACTGTGCCGCCTTTCTATTCATTGTTCTATGAGCTGCTTAGAAAAGCAGGCAGCCAGCTCTGTCTCTTCTCTTGTTTCATGCTCCATTTAATTAACTAACCTCTTCTGtgccaggggatgctgggatactTTGCATTCCACCTTAGCGCTGAACAATCAAACCTTGGTATAATTTTACTTTTAGCTGCCCCTGATCAACAACTGAACACAGAGAAGAGGGGGCACTTCAGTGCCAGTGGGTTTAACCTTTGCCTATATGTGAGACAATGGTGCTGCTGCCAAAATTTTGTGAAAGTCAAACTTGCATTGTCCCACTAACAATACCCatattaaacccaatattatACATAATAACAAACGGTGAGCTGCAGGGTTTACATGCCTGCCATTTATGAAATTATGTAGTACCCTGActagcagcaaccaatcagatatttgctttcactaGTCTAACTGCACTAAATGGATCATGGCAAAATTAGCTTATTAGTTTTTGCTGTAAAATTATGGAATTTTATAGTGATTACTTTAGAGAAAGAGGTATAAAGAGAAACAAAGCCATATAGATTTGATGTCTGATGAGCAGTCATTGTAATGTATCATCTTCAGCTTTAGAGCCAGTGTACATTGTCAGTCGCTTGCTCAGTGGCTGCTATTGACTTTGCTGGTAGGGCCACACCTAAGGTTTATCTTCATTGTTTGCTTTAGTTCCTGTCAGACTCTACTTGGCCAGCACTAGAAGCTTTTGCAAACCCTCCGCCCCACTGCATTCAGCCTGTTCTCCTGTCCCAGGAGGGTGTGGCACTCGCCCCACAGACATGGTATTGTCCAATTTTTGTACAACTCTGCACAATACAGGAATCTAGACTTTCTGTTAACTCTTTAGGGTAAATAGGCATGTTAGACAGGCAGGCAGTGATGGCTCTGATGTGCCTGAAGCTATGAAGTTGTAAATTAGTTACCAGTGACACCTCTGCTCTTACAGGTTGTACCGGTTAGTGCAGAGAGATTGGTAGCTTTTGGCCTCCCAGAACTATTGCTCCCTCGGGCTGTGTGAAGAAGGCAATGGGCATGATGGGAGTTTTAGGTCTGCAGGCACTGAAGCAGTTAAGCTTACCAGTTACTGCATTGGCATTTAACAAAAGATTTGCACTTAACTGCCAGTTACTATCAGTCCACACATTAAAGGGTACATGCCTATATAAACCAGGGCATTTCAGTGGTCAAACTTACTTGTTCTTGAAGTCCTCAACCAAATCCTGCATGTTCCTCAGTTCTCCCTCCAGTTTGCCCTTATCGCCAGTCAAACCATCCAGCTGCCTTCTCAGGTTGGCAATGTAAGCATCAAACAAGGGGCCAACGTTGCTGGCTTTGGCGGATTTCTGGTTCTGAAGGAGTTCCCATTTGGTCTCCAGAACCTTGTTTTGTTGTTCCAGGAACCTGACCTGTTAttaggaaaataaaaaacaaaaaaaggtcaGAAATAAAGTATCTGTATATATTCATTTGTCTCTCCCCAGTGGCCTGGAACTGCATTTAGCATTGTAGTCATATGGCTTGTCTGCAGAGCTACTATGTTCAGTTCAGCAGGGAGAAGGTTAATAGTACACACCTTGCATTAGCAGACACTTTACAGGCACAAAGCTTGTATTAAATGTCATCTTTGGTAAAACACACTTTGCTGAGTTTGCCTGGACCCAGAGAAACCAGCCCTACCTTATACCCTttcaaaaaaagtgaaataagttTTACTGCACCAGCACAAAGCACTGTTGTTGATGTTAAGGGGGTGAATAGAGCAGAGCTGGTATAAAAGCTCACAAATGGCCAATGTATCTGCTGAACTACTGATCTCTACATTCTCCAACAAGCGTTTAAAACTGAAATATGACAAATGCTTGGGCATCAGGATGGGCACCCCTGCATTAGGTGCCCCTACCCCTTGCCATTCTAAAGGTAATAATATCCCATTCTGCTAACAGAAGGAGCCTTTGGTTTAAGTGTAGCTGCACTAGGACACTCACCTTATCAATGAAAGACGCAAACTTGTTGTTCAGGGTCTTGATCTGTTCTCTCTCCTCCTGTCTGACATGCTGAATGGTGGGATCAATCTCTAGGTTCAGAGGGGCAAGCAGGCTCTGGTTGATTGTCACCTCCTGGATCCCAGGTCCGGAATAAGCTACTCCACCACCGAACCCAGCGCCACCGAATCCTGCGCCACCGAATCCTGCGCCACCGAACCCAGCGCCACCGAATCCTGCGCCACCGGAGCGGCCGCTGCTAACGCCGTAAGAGACGCTCTTTCTGACGCCGCCACCGATGTTGGACAGACTGGAGCTGCTGAAGCTTCCCCCTGCCCGGCCGAGCCCTGCGCCTCCGCTGGAGGAGCGAGTGGAGCTGATGCGCATTTGGCTGAAGCTGGCAGCGGGCACTGCGGAGCGGGTACTGAAGCTGGTTTGTCTGCTGCTGGAGAAAGCCATGGTGCTCAGTGAGAGGTTGGAGTAGTAGTGCAGGAGAGTGCAGGAGAGGTGCAAGGCTGCTGCTGATGGTCTGAGAGACAGATCCAGTGCTTATGACCAGCCAGAGACCGCCTTATATACGCACAGGGGAGCCGGGCTCTGCCCCGGGGCAGTGGCACAGGGATCAGTTTACTGCATGTCCCAGTTGGGTGGGGCTGGGCTGCCATCCACTTGCACATACCTGGAGCGCTCTACTGCTTGGCCACACCTGTGTCCcttctctgctgtcccctcccaGTATACTTCTCCGACCTGTTATATGCATATATCCAAATAACAATGTAAAGACAGCAGCCTTTTCTCTGTTAGAAGTGGCATTTGTTTGTTACAGTATTAATTCTCAATAGGCACAGTTTCTGTAGTTTATCTGCAATTTTCCAATTTATGTTATTCTAAAGCCCCCCTGTATCTGTGATGAGAAAGCTAAGCTAAGGCAGGCaaactcatttatttatatatagaaactTTTTACTTGTGAAGTCATATATAGAACAAATAGCAAAATGAAGCATAAATGGTGTTCTTATTATATTTAGTGTTATTTAGGTACAGGATACAGTGATATGTGTAACCCCAGGGAGCTGTGCAGCCAATGAGCAACTCTgtactaataaataaatacatatatataaatatcataatAGATGGAGGCAACACACCAGAAAAGTATATATATTGCCTGGGTGCTGAGCAATCAAGTGTAAGATACAAGAAACAGAAAGACTCAGCACTCACAATACTttgaaaaatagcaaaaatattgcaaaaaaaaaaaaaatatatatatataggtattgcATATTATAGCAAAGGGAATGAATCCCAGTTTCAGAGGCACCTGCAGTGTTTTTTGCACATTTCTGTTTCTTATTGCACAGTGAGAGTTAAAGAATCCATGGAGTCTGGGGGGGGCTCAGCCTGTGACTCATACTCAGATAAAGTTTGAAGGAATTCGCCACTCAGACGCACCGCCAATTACCACATATGAAAAATGAAAGCTTGTGATAAAATTTCCTGCAAGTGAATGCAAGAAAAATATTCTTCGAAACTCACTTCCGCACTTTTGTGGGGAACACAAATGTTCTGTTTCTATTTACATTGTGCCTCCATTTGGGGGGGTGGGTAAAAACGCCATTGTAATGTGCCCAAAACAAACCAAGCACCCCTGTCTGCCATTCATCTCTCCCAATGGTAACCTATGGGAAAAATGTCACCTAAAGCTCACATAGGGATAACTGGGGGACCCCTGCTCATAGATGCTGAAGCGATTGCAATAATGGGCAAAGCACCCCCTGTGTACCATAGCCCACATACTTGCGTATTGC
This sequence is a window from Xenopus tropicalis strain Nigerian chromosome 2, UCB_Xtro_10.0, whole genome shotgun sequence. Protein-coding genes within it:
- the krt7 gene encoding keratin, type II cytoskeletal → MAFSSSRQTSFSTRSAVPAASFSQMRISSTRSSSGGAGLGRAGGSFSSSSLSNIGGGVRKSVSYGVSSGRSGGAGFGGAGFGGAGFGGAGFGGAGFGGGVAYSGPGIQEVTINQSLLAPLNLEIDPTIQHVRQEEREQIKTLNNKFASFIDKVRFLEQQNKVLETKWELLQNQKSAKASNVGPLFDAYIANLRRQLDGLTGDKGKLEGELRNMQDLVEDFKNKYEDEINKRTSAENEFVVLKKDVDAAYMNKVELEAKMEALTDEINFLRALYEAELRELQEQISDTSVVLSMDNNRALDMDSIIAEVKAQYEDIANKSRANAEAVYQNKFQELQATAGRHGDDLRTTKTEISELNRAMQRLQAEIESVKAQRAKLEAQIAEAEERGELALKDARTKLAELEAALQKAKQDMARQLREYQELMNVKLALDIEIATYRKLLEGEETRISEGPGPVSVSVVNSTSSSMGGSSSGYGAGYGSGFGAGGSFSSGGFGSSSTKFGSGGSSGVKSYSVTTSSSSRSFRQ